The stretch of DNA CGTTCAGACACCACCACGCCACTATCTTTCAAATTAATTACGTCTTATAATCTTCCTAAAGTGTACAAATATTATTACACTTTGATTTTGAagttcaattaaattatttatttcaaataaattattattatattttaaagagacaaaaataatttaaatttataactatataacattattttaattgaaaatataattggtcctaacaataaaattaaagcatcaatagaatatatatatatatatatcataacgACCCTAAATCTAGTGACTTATTTTGCACTTTGCCTTATTATTTATCTGTGATAGGATAAAATTCtaaatgataatataaatatatatataaatttaactttATATGAATATGTAATAACAAGTGATTGATACTGGGCCTCCACGGGAGCTAGATAAAACTCGAATAAAGCTCCGTTTCAGGCCCTGTTTTCAACTGACATAATTGGGCTGACGGTATCAACCAAAGCCCAATCGTGCGGACCATTGGGCTTCAATGTTACTCTGCACGATCACGCAATCTTATGGTCGAATCTCAGATTAATTTTATGGAGGAATTCATCCTCATCCACAAGCCATTCATTCAGTGCCACAAGACAAGATGTCTACTTTGTTCATTTCTTCTACCATCCATAAATGTgttgaaaatttaaaagtaaaataaatagtagatttattttgttaaatatatgCATTAATTTGGTTAGTGAAATCATTCAAAAAGGACATAGACCTAAATATTTTTGCAGCTAAATTAATACTTCTCTTTTGTCACAAAACTCTGTTAATAAAAGATACgaaaaataaggaaatgacAATTAACAAGACCAataatatcttcttctttttttttttaataaataaggaCAAATAAAGAAACGATTGAGCTTAATCctctaatatatttttcatacagaaaatatttctcaaacaaagaggctttaatattttcaaaattataaactaCTTTGTCCAAAATTTCTTCTCAATATAATATACTTGGTCAATAATGAGCTAAATTATTAAGAGCCAGATTTGGAGCTTAATCTGAATAATAATGAGAACAAAGTAATTTTGCTAAGcaagaattaattaaagcatGATTGACAATAATTTACCaactatttatagacataataaaaagttatttataCTATCAGCCTATCAAAATTGAACTCAAAGACTTAACCAATAACTTGCTCTTAATATTTGTCAAGATCAAGTACTTTTATTTTCATGCTGCAGTTAACCGCACAATTTGTATCATATATAGAAGAGTTCAGGTGAAgtaatccaaaaaaataataataatataataagaattaatttgtatataaaagTTAGTGACAAATTGTaactttttcattaatttcaaaCGGGAAAGCTAGCTGACCATTTGACATAaattttgcaatatatatatatagtcaaataattgaaaaaaaatatatatatatatatttctgacGTGAGATTCAGTGTTATATTAGTCTATATATCACGTCCATAATTTGggttattattaatttcttttaaagttTAAACTGTCGCTCTCAAATTATTTTCTTGTTGCCACCCAAAAGAAAAAAGCTAACCTTATCTGCAGTTGTTAGCCGCCCTTCACATCAAATAAGGGAAAACAAGAGGAGTTATCGTTCAAAAGCCAGCTACTCcatttcgcatatatatatatatatatatacatgttagTTTAACTTTCTAgccctattaattaattatatatgtcgATTGAGAGAGCCCCCAAGGATACAAGAGACAAAAGCTGGGTTTACTTACATAAcataattaaaagaattaaaagctgggtttaattaatttgcattcTAGCTAGAGCTTGTATATGGTTCGAAGCTATGGGCTAATTAAAAGCgagttaaatatattttcttatgttATAGTAATGAGCAAGAAAAAGGGAATATGCAGCACGTGCCCTAAAATCCATGCAGATAAAGctcacaaatataaaatttgcaCAAGGACAGGAAGACCATGCAAGCAAACCTACATGAATAAAGGCAGGGCCAGCAGCCAGCAGCCGCTGAAGAGCACTCGGCTTTTTCAGCgtattttctttccctttaaGAAAGTTAATTGTACCTAGAAAAGACAAGACTTGATCATATGCTAAGACAATAACAGCCACATCCCCACAGATTATTTGAACCTACACAAAGCCAAGCCCTGCAATTTCAAAATGCAAACCAAAGACACTTTCCAAAGCTAGATCACTATCAACAAAGCCACAGAAAGAGACTGGACACTGAGAGAAACTAACAGATTACtgtcttttgttttcttctctctctctctcctcccccccccccccccacccccggGCCCGGGGTCCAGATCTCAAGGGGCATGTTTGTTTCTAGCTGACCGGAAGAACTTTTCCTCGTCGTCGTCAACGGCGTCGTTCAGGGGTCCAGTGCGGCGGAGCTGGGCTGAAATGCGCCGAGACCACTCTCGAACCCAAAAGTTCCATGATGGGTGTGAAGTTAACGCATCTCGGAACCTTATACTGATTGATGGAGGCGCCTCTAGAAATGGCGTAATCCATCAGCTCCTCAAAGGTTCCATTTTTAACCACCCTTATCTCCAGAGGCCCGATCGAGTTGTCGGCGACTCGGCCTTGTCTGTACACCGAGTTCAGGGACTCTTCCATGGTTAAGCAGCAGCGGTTCAAGACCTCTTCAGTAGGGGAGTTGGAAGGGTCTTTCACCATCAGTTCCCAGTAAATCACGTAATGACCCGGAATCGTCTTCGTATCGGCAAAGCTCGTGTACTCGACTACGCTCGTATTGTATTCTCTCAGAAGCATTGAAGCGTTTTCTATGGCCTTCTGGAGCTCCGCCTCGTCGGTTTTGTCCGCGTCTATGCTCAGCAACACGTTCTTCCTCCTTATGAACTTGAACTGTGGCGCCGAGTTGTGGAACCCGGTGACCCGGAGGATGTCCCCGACCCGGTACCGGCACAGCCCAGCGTATGTCGTGATCACGAGCTCGTACTCTTTCCCGACCTCCACGTCAGTCAGGTCAACAAGACGAGGCGGCGCGTGGCGGTTCGGCGGCGGAGCGTAGGGGTCGTGAGGGAAGAACTCGAAATAGGCCATGTTTGGCATGATGGTATAAGAAACCTCGGATGGCTTCGACATGGGCTTCAGGTTAAGTCCGAAGTAGCACTCCGACGAGGCATACATTGTGCAAGCAAGCGGCAGCCCGCCACAGTAGTAATCGAGCGTCGGAATGTACTGAGCCATTGCGCCGGTGACAATCACGTCCAGGTACTTGGTGTTGGGCCAAATTCTGGTTATAATGCGGTCCCAATTCTCAGTTTCACATTCTTTCACGATGAACCGAGCCAGTTCCTCGTTTGGCCGGAGGATATTCAAAATGCAATCACGAAGAGATGGGTCCAAGATTCTAGGGTTTAGAGTGCCCGTTGCGATGTCGTCGGAAAGTTGCCTCCAGTTGAGCTGAAGGAACCGGATGGCGCGGAGGAGGCCGGACGCGAAGACGGCGCCGACGCGGAGGACTTCATGGCGCATGATGAGGCCGCAAAGCATCTGGGTGTACATGCTCTGGAAAGAGTCGGCGCAAAGAATGGCCTCGTTTGGGCTGGTGTAAACGTTGTAAGGATCGTATGGCCTGGTCTTGAAATGCGAACTCTTGTAGTAACTGGTCAGAACTGGCCGTGCAAGTAGCCCTCCTGGCGTCTTCGTTTCGGCTTTCACGAACAGAAAGTACAGTCCCTTCCCTTTGTCCAATCCCGGAACGTAACTGTATGTTGCATGTTAAAGTTTGATCATTGTTAAAAACTTACTAATTATATATGCCGCAAagtttcgaggatgaaatttggaATGCTTACAGGTTCATTACAGGAGTGAGAAGACTGTATAGCAATTGCCTTCGGTCCAGTTCTTCTTGAATCGTCGGCATCAGTTTTCTTTCCCCTGCAGACGTGCCAGAACTGCGAAAccgaaaatgaagaagatgagctCATAATCATTTGCATTCACGTGAACAGCCTTTCATTTTCATATTGATGGATAAATCCGGGAATAGtctttatgtttcttttacttaaTTTCTAGCTTTTTACACCAAATACGTAGAGATTCTTACGAAACCCGTAAAACCAAAAATGTGGGCGCCCCTAGTAACCGGTTTGTTTTTTACCTGGTGAGAAATTCAGAGATGGGAAGCGAACAGAAGATCGGAGAACGATCTCCGTTGGCTATACGTTGGATATCAGGCTGAAGATCCTCGTAGGTCACCACCGGCACTCTAGTCTTGAACGTTTCTCTGTCGGTCGCTCCGCCGAGATTGAACCGCCGGAGGTATTCCGTCCCGGCATTCCTGGCGAGAATCTCCACCAGAACCTTCTGCTGCACGGCGTCGGCGTTCGTCGTCATCTCCTCAATGAACTGAAGAGCCTTCGCGTCCTTCTCACTGGCCGGAGGAGCGATCGGCGAGGGGAGACCAGAATCCACGGCCATGACAAGTAAGAAATATTGGATTAAAATCTACGGTATTCCTGTTAGTGAAAGAGCTGGTTTTGTGGGTTCCAAGGCCATAGACCAAGCTGGGTTTATATAGCGGAAAGGGAGAGGGAGATTGTCCAAAATTCCTAAATCAGATGCCACCTAGGAGCCGAcgtggaggggggggggggggttggaaaGAGTTGGAAGGAGGAACACCGCGATGGGTCGACAATGATATATTTTCGACATATATTGTAGGGAAAGGGGGGGACATGTGGGCCCACAACACGTCAGCGGAGCCAAATAAGGGGAGACACGTGGGACCGGCGTGCTGGCCAGGTCACCGTATCCTGGTTGGGGTTGACCGGACCACACGGCTCTTCTCTGCAAGTCTGTTGCTCTCCGACAGCGACTCCTGCCGGCGAACTCTCCAATTTCGACTCTTGcacttcctttttttttttttcatgaaaaatgtattaCAGATGATATATTTATAAGATAATTTTGATAGGCAAGAGAAGCGCattttcacataatttacataaaatatatatgttatatactTCACtggttaattaattatataccaTTAATTTCATCTTAATTAACCCACTAGCTAATATTTTATAGATTATTATTAtagccaatatatatatatatatatatagatttcagACGTATTAAGGAAGTATAGAGAAATTCATACACAGACTTACTTctaaaaaccaacaaaaaagaaaaaaaagaaagaaattgaactttAAACTACGTACAGAAGGCAGAACCAACAACAGTACTTAGGTGTTAGTTGAAGTACGTACGTAGCCATATTCATCGGAAAACAAATCTTTATGAAGCGACCACATTTACATCCCATCATGTTGCTGTCATATGTATCTTAATTACTTGGAATTTTGTGGTTTGGGCCGCTCTTTCTTGTCCATTAGCGACTTGTTGCACTAATTAATTACAAAGGCAAACTCTTGGTAATTTTTTAAAGACATGGCAGCAGCATGATTGTGCCCttgttttcatcgccttcttaattatttttcaaccaTGGACAGACAATACTGTATTAGATTAATCTTGAGATGTATctgttatatattataataattttccaaaataccctAAAAAGAataacacaatatatatatatatttagagagagagagagagagagagagagagagagagaaatataaGTTGTTCTTGACTTAAATCTATAATTAATATCTCAAATTCGTAATTAAGTAAGAAGAGTGTTATTATCACCCCCAATTAATTACacttatctttatttaaaatttatgtaaaataaaaaaattaaactattcattttttaaaaaatattatttaaatttgttactCTTTTAATGACACGGTGTATAATATTGGCCACCACTTtggtatttaattttaattaattcaagatggtaactatatatatacataaaacatAACTcgaaaaataatattgaaagcTATAGTACTAATTAGTTGCATGATGATGGTTCTGTATAAAATTAAGCTATACttgctaatttgaagaaaaatatataattaatgaaatatACAAGATAACATCACAAACATGAGCCTGCAAACATGTAAACGGGAGGCTAAATAAGCTAATAACACGTCATAATTTAATTGTCGGTCGGTAAAAATAGTCatttaattctatatatatatctaactatcctggactataatataattaatgataaataacaCTTcaacaactaattaattaaagtaaaataatcaaaaaaataaaagttattacTATGCCAAAATGATCATCATCTTGCTTCTAAACTCCTAACAACATATATAAACTATCTACTCTGAACAACACTACACTAcagatatataattaattagtagTACTACTccatctcaaaaaaaaaaaaaaaaaaaaagaatatatatatatatatataaagagatatCCATACGTACACATTCTCATCGGGCTTCTTGATTCTAATTCTTTTAGGCTAgagtttagaaaaaattaacGAACTTAATTTCCATATGGATTATAGAGAGAGGGGTACGAAGATCTCATTTTCTCATGAAgttatatataagatttgtcTTCTTTATTCACACTTCTCATGCCGACAATTTTAAGTGAATTTCAATGGATTCGCTTTTGCTCCGATTCCCTCGACAAAAAGatggttaagatgatgatgtttattattaaattaatatatatatatatataaataatacatGTAGAATATATAGTCTAATCGAGACACATTTTCAAATTATCAGGTCTAACATTAGGTTCTggttaattcatatatatattattacaccCCTACAAAAAtctattaactattaatatctagatatatatatatagatccaTCATCCCATCTCATACATAATTGAACAAAATTTgtcttatataatattaatgtcACTCAAAATACCCTAAAGATCGAGAAGGCAAGATACAAGAACCCTTGTGGTTTTCCTGCCATAGACTAGATAGCTATATATctatgtattttttcttttttttttttatttctcttgaatATAAACAATCCGTAAAGTCTCTATTGGTTGAGAAACTAATAGAGAATAAATTGTGAATGATTATATATTAGGACCGGTGTAACTCTATAATTAAGTATGgcaatttaattcaatatatatatatatatatatttaatttttaatggacTCGTGTAAAAGTGTATTATATGGATGGGTATATATAATAGTACTCGTCGTGCAGTTGTTCTCACAGTGCAAGGCAACTATTTTGATttacgaaataaaattaattaattaattaattaaaattccaGTGCAATGTACCTAGCTAGCTCCCCTTATTTGGAGGTGTCAAATCAAGAATTGATAAGTCATATAGAGAGTGAATTTTGAACCAAAAAAACGCATCTGGGCTCTGGATGTATGGGTTTTCAAACCATTAAATTATGGGTTCCATTCGTTTCGCCAGTATAAATTGCCTTCCACTATGAGAACAACTACCTTTTACAAATTTGTGTCCATGCACCCTCGCTTTTGGAATGTCGCAGCTTCAAGTCAGTGAGAAATGgtgtaataattaattaattaatttacttaatcctagctagctagctatctCATTGCACGATAATAATGGACTTAAAAGGCTATGATTATTACGTACGTACGCACGCACGCTTTACAAGCAAAAGTAAaggaatatttttaaaattgtagatttaagtttaaattgtgaaaatatatatagagcAAGACCATATACATTTAACCTTGAAAATActctttgtttcatttcatttaaaaaaaaaaaaaacaaaacaaaaataaactagaAAAAGTTACATAATTAATGTCGCTATATATATTTGTCATAGATAGAGCTCACATTAATATCTGTTAATTAAACAACATCTCATATTAATGTCGCAAAtgtgtcatatatatatataattcaatatTCAAGGCTTATCCtttagaatatatatttataattaatgagACGTACGTTGAACTAATTAAAACGACAAATGACTTACATGCATGTCCCTCacaatcaaaacacaaaaagtAAATGCAATGGCTTGTCAACTTTCGATCCACTTCTTCCTTTTTTGGGTTTGTAAGAAGTGACACGCTACTGTATTATTGGAGAATTGAGAATTTGGTTTTGGATatagaaataaacaaatacaaTTTTATATACAGAATGCTATGCATGaggcattaattaattaattaattaattaatgatttgaaatagtttataattacaatataaagatacagtttttttttttttttcttaattttatcatcaagttaattatataaaaaccCAGCAATTTTTGCATCATTTGCTGCAGGCCCATGAGAGATGGGATACATGATTGGGTTTTTAAGGAAGTTGATTTAATTGAACAGTGACTTGCCAGCTACTACTCCTACTGGGAACCAAATTTGAAAGCCCTTTTAGAGGTGCATGCACTGCTTTTTCCGTAGCTATATATATGGTTTGCCACAATTTCGTCGGAATTCTTATGCTTATGCTTATGCTTGagcttaagataattaattaattcttccattataaattattaattatcctGCACGCTgcaccttaaaaaaaaaagaagaaggataaTTAGAATAATTGTTATAATacgtatttttttttcttaattgtgTTTTTACCTTTTATTGCTTGAAAAAGAGCTATCGCTGTTGCTGCTTTAAGCTAGTCTGAAAAATACTTCCAACATGTTGCTGCTCAGAGagaccattatatatatatatatatatatgcatcattgTCATCCTCTCCTTTTATCTTATTTCAATTACGTAAGCGTTGGtggtataatatattaatttttaatgttaattcaATTCTAAAGATTAACAGTATAAAGTAATTAATGAGTATGATGagtactcatatatatatatatatattttggggtTAGATAGTAAGGATTCATGATCTCAAAGTGAATTCAATTGAAAAAAGAATCTGTAAATAAGAATTGATTAACAAAAGTTCATTCTTTTTATCGGGA from Diospyros lotus cultivar Yz01 chromosome 6, ASM1463336v1, whole genome shotgun sequence encodes:
- the LOC127804930 gene encoding probable indole-3-acetic acid-amido synthetase GH3.1, with the translated sequence MAVDSGLPSPIAPPASEKDAKALQFIEEMTTNADAVQQKVLVEILARNAGTEYLRRFNLGGATDRETFKTRVPVVTYEDLQPDIQRIANGDRSPIFCSLPISEFLTSSGTSAGERKLMPTIQEELDRRQLLYSLLTPVMNLYVPGLDKGKGLYFLFVKAETKTPGGLLARPVLTSYYKSSHFKTRPYDPYNVYTSPNEAILCADSFQSMYTQMLCGLIMRHEVLRVGAVFASGLLRAIRFLQLNWRQLSDDIATGTLNPRILDPSLRDCILNILRPNEELARFIVKECETENWDRIITRIWPNTKYLDVIVTGAMAQYIPTLDYYCGGLPLACTMYASSECYFGLNLKPMSKPSEVSYTIMPNMAYFEFFPHDPYAPPPNRHAPPRLVDLTDVEVGKEYELVITTYAGLCRYRVGDILRVTGFHNSAPQFKFIRRKNVLLSIDADKTDEAELQKAIENASMLLREYNTSVVEYTSFADTKTIPGHYVIYWELMVKDPSNSPTEEVLNRCCLTMEESLNSVYRQGRVADNSIGPLEIRVVKNGTFEELMDYAISRGASINQYKVPRCVNFTPIMELLGSRVVSAHFSPAPPHWTPERRR